In a genomic window of Candidatus Hadarchaeales archaeon:
- a CDS encoding helicase-related protein, whose protein sequence is MTARIVDNRKEVLAEVLKRELAKANEIMIATAYFNIRGWGAIKEALVGKPLKLLLGKEPTESLKWEDEILKELEENEDDPEYFKLLQEVVSYFESPEVEVRILEMPFFHGKAYLGISGPQEANGVAVVGSSNFTYAGLVKNRELNMVDTDPLAVQQLFDWFQEVWGMARDFKEEFLSMLKNYTVTWTPLEVLAKALYESYREGLEQIEEKEKILEKLYPHQRLSVVESRLKLQRWGGVLIADSTGLGKTRVALALAHDAMPNRTLLIAPKSVLETTWREEMRKMNIQLESVNSEMLSSNPEGTVEKFLDPENPLGLIIVDEAHQFRHPSTNRYQALAELINRSPADVILLTATPVNTSLMDLYFLLSLYLPDRALEGESLRGYFTSRQKEWLKEKPVNMDEVLRRFVVRISRAFAKELSKEVKFPERKLLNIRYSLPFDPEKIMEALGSMDFKCYDFSVEKLSGKLRLPNGKIISEAMASEKLEQLKVLVKMVVRINLLKRLESSLEAFRRSLNRMEGYLERAAKYAKEKGIFIPPRVRGEVFWLIGEEEEEGEFPEPEEVLKYPELVERCRLTPAEVEEFLRGCEKDREKIQELLRLLPERDTKLERVEAWVEETLPSLTGNNGIIIFTQYADTARYLYERFKHPSLFLVTGEGARGPQGRRMEEAEGVEEFRKRGGLMISTDILSTGQNLQNAQYVVNYDFPWNPVILIQRAGRVDRIGSPHSVVYLTNLFPEEETLERFLGLMKKLCKRLEAIRSTVGLDASVLGEEPIPKDFTLIRALSKEDHEALRFLETQMEQFTNDPANVLAEILREKGKEWLEKLPYGIGSFMEGEREALFVAFTDGKEIHWRLRYFDKPQTETSPVKIIEILRGSENGRGERIDYEKLVERLRLVKLELIEEMERRKIRQRTRGPPGGRKTREIYEKLSRLGDEGEKLAAGFREVCDRITLVNQLYRAMKEGRLLEEAKRVIPPLLEESKTLPPAEEIKLKRICWCWISPHKE, encoded by the coding sequence TTGACTGCCAGAATAGTGGACAATAGAAAGGAAGTCTTGGCGGAGGTCCTGAAAAGGGAGCTGGCGAAGGCTAATGAAATCATGATTGCCACGGCCTACTTCAACATCCGGGGTTGGGGTGCCATCAAAGAGGCTTTGGTTGGAAAGCCCCTCAAACTCCTGCTGGGAAAGGAACCCACGGAAAGCCTGAAATGGGAGGATGAAATCCTAAAGGAGCTAGAGGAGAATGAGGACGACCCAGAGTATTTCAAGCTCCTTCAGGAAGTCGTATCCTACTTTGAGTCCCCGGAGGTAGAAGTGAGAATTCTGGAGATGCCCTTCTTTCACGGGAAGGCTTACCTGGGCATTTCCGGCCCGCAAGAAGCTAATGGAGTGGCCGTGGTCGGATCCAGCAACTTCACCTATGCCGGTCTGGTCAAGAACCGTGAGCTCAACATGGTGGACACGGACCCGCTGGCAGTTCAACAGCTCTTCGATTGGTTCCAAGAGGTCTGGGGGATGGCAAGGGATTTCAAGGAGGAGTTCCTTTCCATGCTCAAAAACTACACCGTCACCTGGACCCCCTTGGAGGTGCTCGCCAAAGCCCTCTACGAGAGCTACAGGGAAGGACTTGAACAGATAGAGGAAAAGGAAAAAATTCTTGAGAAACTTTATCCTCATCAACGTCTTTCGGTGGTGGAGTCCCGCCTGAAGCTCCAAAGATGGGGCGGCGTCTTAATCGCGGATTCCACGGGATTGGGCAAAACTAGGGTAGCCTTGGCGCTGGCCCACGATGCCATGCCTAACCGCACCCTTCTCATAGCCCCCAAGAGTGTGCTGGAAACCACTTGGAGGGAGGAGATGAGGAAAATGAACATTCAGCTGGAAAGCGTCAACTCCGAGATGTTGTCCAGCAACCCCGAGGGAACGGTTGAAAAATTCTTGGATCCAGAGAATCCCCTTGGTCTAATCATAGTGGACGAGGCGCATCAGTTCAGGCATCCTTCTACCAACCGCTATCAGGCTTTGGCGGAGTTGATCAACAGGAGTCCGGCCGATGTGATTCTGCTCACCGCCACTCCCGTCAACACGAGCTTGATGGATCTCTATTTCCTCCTGAGTCTTTATTTGCCCGATAGGGCCTTGGAAGGAGAATCCCTGAGAGGATACTTTACCTCCAGACAGAAGGAGTGGCTGAAAGAAAAACCTGTGAACATGGACGAGGTTCTCCGAAGGTTCGTGGTAAGAATCTCAAGAGCTTTCGCCAAGGAACTTTCCAAGGAGGTGAAGTTCCCAGAAAGGAAACTCCTCAATATCCGCTATTCTTTGCCCTTTGACCCCGAGAAGATAATGGAGGCTCTAGGATCCATGGATTTCAAGTGTTACGATTTTTCCGTCGAGAAACTGAGCGGAAAACTGAGACTTCCAAACGGAAAGATCATCTCGGAGGCCATGGCTTCCGAGAAGCTGGAACAGCTTAAGGTATTGGTAAAGATGGTGGTAAGGATAAACCTCCTAAAAAGGCTTGAGAGCAGCTTGGAGGCCTTCCGAAGGTCTTTGAACAGGATGGAGGGTTATTTGGAGAGAGCAGCCAAATACGCGAAGGAGAAGGGAATTTTCATTCCCCCGCGGGTGAGGGGGGAAGTATTTTGGTTGATTGGAGAGGAGGAAGAGGAAGGAGAATTTCCGGAACCCGAGGAAGTCCTCAAATACCCGGAGCTTGTGGAAAGATGTAGGCTAACCCCCGCAGAAGTCGAAGAGTTCTTGAGGGGATGTGAGAAGGATAGGGAAAAAATCCAAGAGCTCCTCAGGCTGCTTCCAGAGAGGGATACCAAGCTCGAAAGGGTTGAAGCCTGGGTGGAAGAAACCTTGCCTAGCCTGACCGGGAATAATGGCATCATCATCTTCACGCAATACGCCGACACCGCTCGATACTTATACGAGAGGTTCAAACATCCCTCCCTCTTCCTAGTAACGGGTGAAGGAGCTAGGGGGCCTCAAGGAAGAAGGATGGAGGAGGCAGAGGGAGTAGAAGAATTCCGGAAAAGAGGAGGACTGATGATCAGCACCGATATTCTCAGCACAGGCCAGAACCTACAAAACGCCCAGTACGTGGTCAACTACGATTTCCCTTGGAACCCAGTGATTCTCATCCAAAGGGCAGGGAGAGTGGACAGGATAGGTTCTCCCCATTCTGTTGTGTATTTAACCAACCTATTCCCGGAAGAGGAAACCCTAGAGCGCTTTCTCGGTTTGATGAAAAAGTTGTGTAAGAGGTTAGAGGCCATCCGGAGTACCGTGGGACTTGATGCTTCGGTCTTGGGGGAAGAACCAATCCCCAAGGACTTTACGCTGATCAGGGCCCTCTCCAAAGAAGATCATGAAGCACTCAGGTTCCTCGAAACCCAGATGGAGCAGTTCACCAACGATCCCGCCAACGTTCTAGCAGAAATCCTAAGGGAAAAAGGAAAAGAATGGCTGGAGAAACTGCCTTACGGCATAGGTTCCTTCATGGAGGGGGAGAGGGAGGCCCTCTTCGTGGCCTTCACCGATGGAAAGGAAATTCATTGGAGGTTGAGGTATTTCGATAAACCCCAAACCGAAACCTCACCCGTCAAGATCATAGAGATTTTAAGAGGGTCTGAAAATGGAAGGGGAGAAAGAATAGATTACGAAAAGCTGGTGGAGCGTTTAAGGCTGGTTAAGCTGGAACTCATCGAGGAAATGGAAAGAAGAAAAATTCGTCAGCGGACTCGGGGTCCTCCAGGCGGTCGGAAGACTAGGGAAATCTATGAAAAGCTCAGCCGCTTGGGCGATGAGGGGGAAAAACTGGCCGCAGGTTTTAGGGAAGTTTGCGATAGGATAACGTTGGTGAACCAGCTTTACCGGGCCATGAAGGAAGGAAGGCTACTGGAGGAAGCAAAGAGAGTGATACCTCCTCTCTTGGAGGAAAGTAAAACCCTACCACCAGCGGAGGAAATCAAACTCAAGAGGATTTGCTGGTGTTGGATTTCACCCCACAAGGAGTGA